One window of the Micromonas commoda chromosome 11, complete sequence genome contains the following:
- a CDS encoding predicted protein: MQTPTKWKHNFSAGPSAVDAGVLAKLSAELASFEDTGMGLIEHSHRDAGGPVQRCMAATCDLVREVLDVPDSHDVLLMHGGAHAMFAGVAMNLGRTMGSKADFVGDGFWSKRAAGEASKYCVVRHVGATSRTLGGVAIPSPSTWNVDPTAAFVHVTANETIDGLEFHVDPTMPPDAPPLVGDFTSTLLSRPVDFSKYSVVYASTGKNLGPSGLVVVIARKDLLTGEREMAITPGVMSWSAAAKSAPIQNIWNTPNVFGIRALQLVLEDCKAKGGVAAMRARATRRAWSVYDVIDASEGFYVNEVEPEFRSTMTIPVKCKTPEIEERFVEESEKAGFYNLRGHPLFGGLRITVYNQVPDDAVEALVGFMQQFQMKVTAEEGTMFGANGKTTYANSPPSVLNSFAFMD, encoded by the exons ATGCAGACTCCCACCAAATGGAAGCACAACTTCAGCGCCGGTCCCtccgcggtcgacgcgggcgtcctcGCGAAACTCAGCGCCGAACTCGCGTCCTTCGAGGACACCGGCATG GGTCTCATCGAGCACtcccaccgcgacgcgggaggccCCGTCCAGCGATGCATGGCGGCAACCTGCGACCTCGTACGAGAGGTCCTCGACGTTCCCGATTCGCACGACGTGCTCCTCAtgcacggcggcgctcacgcGATGTTCGCCGGGGTGGCCATGAACCTCGGACGCACGATGGGCTCCAAAGCTGacttcgtcggcgacggcttctggagcaagcgcgccgcgggcgaggcgagcaAGTACTGCGTCGTCAGGCACGTGGGAGCGACGAGCCGtacgctcggcggcgtcgcgatcccGAGCCCGTCCACCTGGAACGTcgacccgaccgccgcgttcgtgcACGTCACCGCGAACGAGACCATCGACGGCCTGGAGTTCCACGTCGAtccgacgatgccgccggacgccccgcccctcgtcggcgatttCACCTCCACGCTGCTCTCCAGGCCCGTGGACTTTTCCAAGTACAGCGTCGTCTACGCGAGCACGGGGAAGAACCTGGGTCCGAGCGGCCtggtcgtcgtcatcgcgcgcaAGGATCTGCTCACGGGCGAACGCGAGATGGCCATCACACCCGGGGTCATGTCctggtccgccgcggcgaagagcgctCCGATCCAGAACATCTGGAACACGCCCAACGTGTTCGGGATCCGCGCGTTacagctcgtcctcgaggactgcaaggcgaagggcggcgtcgcggctatgcgcgcgcgagcgacccgcCGGGCGTGGAGCGTCtacgacgtcatcgacgccagCGAGGGTTTCTACGTCAACGAGGTGGAGCCCGAGTTCCGCTCGACGATGACCATCCCCGTCAAGTGCAAGACGCCGGAGATCGAGGAGAGGTTCGTGGAAGAGTCCGAGAAGGCTGGCTTCTACAACCTGAGGGGCCACCCGCTCTTCGGGGGGCTCAGGATCACCGTGTACAACCAGGTTCCGGACGATGCCGTCGAGGCGTTGGTCGGTTTCATGCAGCAGTTCCAGATGAAGGTCACGGCCGAGGAGGGCACGATgttcggcgcgaacggcaaGACGACCTACGCCAACTCGCCCCCGTCTGTGCTCAACTCGTTCGCATTCATGGATTAG
- a CDS encoding predicted protein, which produces MDHNQLPAGLFTPERPSGNGGVDNTVRHISRPKSSRLDHGPTLRCDNHPFAAPWRARARISRLAT; this is translated from the coding sequence ATGGACCACAACCAACTTCCCGCGGGGTTGTTCACCCCCGAGAGGCCCTCCGGTAACGGTGGCGTCGACAACACGGTGCGGCACATCTCCCGCCCCAAATCTTCCCGCCTCGACCACGGGCCGACTCTTCGATGCGATAACCACCCGTTCGCGGCcccgtggcgcgcgcgcgcgcgcatctcccGCCTCGCGACTTGA
- a CDS encoding tso1-like transcription factor (Encodes a protein with two CPP/TSO1 domains.), translating to MHADQAVLAAVHALAQSPLRPGVLDDVTDVAQLRKQLETHFDVNLTEPEAAHAGMARALEEELRQLDGELELEQHATRLVRGGDVAPSPGGNPNDARGANGRRSLRGAAARGATGPAGVGAVAAQAAEESMKRSSTTGASTEWPHGLAKTLKNDGRDSPRVQSSRGNGKKSANGNAGGVAPGGGGGSKSKKAGAGGGGGGGSIERLDQSANAGGRRGGAQGASDRRLSVSAAATPAVKGERPAGPLTTPSPTKDGEDPSKSCESKKCNCKKSKCLKLYCECFAAGVFCHECSCQNCQNTSDNAGLVQMTRQQIELRNPNAFADKIVASGDGGGQHKKGCHCKKSACLKKYCECFQAGVLCQDYCKCDGCKNKEDNGQFGGRGGAAAAKPIRMPTLSGHGTQAAAIAAVEEAAMFMASENDHHGLIMEDLMHMKSPGRVGLINAGLMSPGRFGMGLMSPGRGLVMSPGRAVLAAVDGLGLDLLQSPPKAAPPEAATPAAGSNASGGSNSVGATPMKARGETVSPLTPGSGRGTILRAGPGRLTLTGGSAINTRSKAPPPRFDGKPNANSAKGPMVTPTVTRSSRKTRSFGAMSGSHDAALAGGMITTLGSPVPLSTPEGFE from the exons ATGCACGCCGACCAGGctgtgctcgccgccgtccacgccctgGCGCAGTCCCCGCTCCGACcgggcgtcctcgacgacgtcacggACGTGGCCCAGCTACGCAAGCAG CTCGAGACCCATTTCGACGTCAACCTCaccgagcccgaggctgcgcacgccggcatggcgcgcgcgctggaggaggagctccgcCAGCTGgatggcgagctcgagctcgagcagcacGCGACGAGATtagttcgcggcggcgacgtcgccccgtcgcccggcggAAACCCgaacgacgctcgcggcgccaaCGGCCGCCggtccctccgcggcgccgcggcgcgcggggcgacgggccccgcgggcgtcggcgccgtcgccgcgcaggctgccGAGGAGTCGATGAAGCGATCCAgcaccaccggcgcgtcgacaGAGTGGCCCCACGGCTTGGCCAAGACGCTCAAGAACGACGGTCGCGactccccgcgcgtccagTCGTCGCGCGGTAACGGCAAGAAGTCCGCCAACGgcaacgcgggcggcgtcgcgccgggcggcggcggcggatccaagtcgaagaaggcgggtgcgggcggcggcggcggcggcggctcgattGAGCGGCTTGATCAgtcggcgaacgcgggcgggcgacggggcggcgcgcagggAGCGAGCGATCGCAGGCTGtccgtgagcgccgcggcgacgccggcggtgaagggcgagcgccccgcgggCCCGCTGACGaccccgtccccgacgaaggacggcgaggaccccTCGAAGTCGTGCGAGAGCAAGAAGTGCAACTGCAAAAAGTCCAAGTGCCTGAAGCTGTACTGCGAgtgcttcgccgcgggggtgttTTGCCACGAGTGCTCGTGCCAGAACTGCCAAAACACGAGCGATAACGCGGGCCTGGTGCAGATGACCCGGCAGCAGATTGAGCTGAGGAACCCGAACGCGTTCGCGGACAAGATTGTcgcatccggcgacggcggcggtcagcACAAGAAGGGGTGCCACTGCAAGAAGAGCGCGTGCCTCAAGAAGTACTGCGAGTGCTTCCAGGCTGGCGTGCTGTGCCAGGATTACTGCAAGTGCGACGGCTGCAAGAACAAGGAGGACAACGGACAGTTTGGCGGTCGGggcggagcggcggcggccaagcccATTCGGATGCCGACCCTCTCTGGCCACGGCACCCAGGCtgcggccatcgccgcggtcgaggaggcggcgatgttCATGGCTTCCGAGAATGACCACCACGGGTTGATCATGGAGGATCTCATGCACATGAAGTCCCCCGGTCGCGTGGGCCTCATCAACGCCGGCCTCATGTCCCCCGGGCGCTTCGGCATGGGTTTGATGTCCCCCGGCCGCGGGCTGGTCATGTCGCCCGGCAgagccgtcctcgccgcggttgacggcctcggcctcgacctcctccAGTCCCCGCCCAAGGCTGccccgcccgaggcggccacgcccgccgcgggcagcaACGCCAGTGGAGGTTCCAACAGCGTCGGTGCGACGCCGATGAAGGCCCGGGGTGAGACGGTGTCGCCGCTAACCCCCGGcagcgggcgcgggacgaTTCTTCGCGCGGGGCCCGGGCGTCTGACCCTCACGGGGGGATCCGCCATAAACACCCGCAGCAaggcgcctccgccccgcTTCGACGGGAAACCTAACGCCAACTCCGCGAAGGGCCCGATGGTGACCCCGACGGTGACGCGATCGTcgaggaagacgaggagCTTCGGGGCGATGTCCGGCagccacgacgcggcgctggctGGGGGGATGATCACCACCCTCGGGTCACCCGTGCCCTTGTCCACTCCGGAGGGGTTCGAGTGA
- a CDS encoding CorA metal ion transporter family (magnesium/cobalt ion), producing MGSAGEGSHWLDRTPSDELGDPTTLRGDAARRVARRLTDVARFRGSVGSEAETSAWLSRRSTPDGVDQTPAAARDPARFNPTPPLGQTLAPAPAFKPGPNAIVFTREQRGDPGAQPEKRYNVQRKWLVLDVDGESTFLEATKMEMQRELGVPFRDLMILDPALPTRYPSSVFIRPRALVINLEHIRAVVTLPDVLPEDVLPEDVIPNDVIPNDVLADDVMPNGGVSPEATAATTDILGLRQSPADLKVLALPFELRVVEAALFHVCARLLEETITLEDVAYPALDSLARHVTTKSLERVRRAKAAMNQLSRRVGAVREELSKLLADDGDMMAMCLTTREEKDRHSPITAPRPITAPDGSRGTASRPVRASAVDRRPPPASSSTQHEGVEALLEAYYMHVDFSFARLAELRDATEDTEDLAEISLDSQRNRLIKIDLVISNATLAVGVFGVVAGAFGMNLPVPLRSNQGAFGEVLIAAGAACVALFTGVLLYLRSQRLLQT from the exons atgGGTTCGGCGGGGGAGGGATCGCACTGGCTGGATCGCACCCCgagcgacgagctcggcgatccGACCaccctgcgcggcgacgctgcgaGGCGGGTCGCGAGGCGGCTCACCGATGTCGCGCGGTTCCGAGGTTCGGTCGGTTCCGAGGCTGAGACCTCCGCCTGGCTCAGCCGCCGCtccacccccgacggcgtcgaccaaaccccggccgccgctcgagacCCGGCTCGTTTtaacccgacgccgccgctcggtcAAACCCTCGCGCCGGCCCCAGCGTTCAAGCCCGGCCCGAACGCCATCGTCTTcacccgcgagcagcgcggcgaccccggGGCGCAACCCGAGAAGCGATACAACGTCCAGCGAAAGTGGCTCGTCCtagacgtcgacggcgagtcgACGTTTCTGGAGGCGACGAAGATGGAGatgcagcgcgagctcggcgtgccGTTTCGGGATCTCATGATCCTGGACCCGGCGCTGCCCACGAGGTACCCGAGCAGCGTGTTCATCCGCCCGAGGGCGCTCGTCATCAACCTCGAGCACATAAGAGCCGTGGTG ACTCTTCCAGACGTTCTTCCAGAAGACGTTCTTCCAGAAGATGTCATTCCAAACGACGTTATTCCAAACGACGTTCTTGCGGATGACGTTATGCcgaacggcggcgtctcgcccgaagccaccgccgccaccaccgacATCCTCGGCCTGCGTCAATCCCCCGCGGACCTCAAAGTCCTCGCCCTCCCCTTCGaacttcgcgtcgtcgaagccgcTTTGTTCCATGTGTGCGCCAGGCTGCTGGAGGAGACAATAacgctcgaggacgtcgcgtaTCCCGCGCTGGATTCGCTCGCGAGGCACGTCACCACCAAGTCGCTggagcgcgtgcgacgcgccaaggcggcgatgaaccaGCTGTcgaggcgcgtcggggcggtgcGTGAGGAGCTGAGCAAGCTCCtggcggacgacggggacaTGATGGCGATGTGCctgacgacgagggaggagAAAGACCGCCAC agtCCAatcacggcgccgcgtccaatCACGGCTCCAGACGGAAGTCGCGGCACCGCAAGTCGTCCggtccgcgcgtccgccgtcgatcgtcgtcctcctccggcgtcgtcgtcgactc AGCACGAGGGAGTGGAGGCGTTACTCGAGGCGTACTACATGCACGTCGACTTCAGCTTCGCCAGGCTGGCCGAGCTGCGGGACGCGACCGAGGACACCGAGGATCTGGCCGAGATTTCACTCGATTCGCAGCGAAACAGGCTGATAAAGATCGATCTGGTCATATCCAACGCCacgctcgcggtgggcgtcttcggcgtcgtcgccggcgcgttcgggaTGAACCTGCCGGTGCCGCTCAGGTCGAACCAAGGGGCGTTCGGGGAGGtgctcatcgcggcgggggcggcgtgcgtcgcgctcttTACGGGGGTGCTGCTGTACCTGCGCAGCCAGAGGCTGCTGCAGACGTGA
- a CDS encoding predicted protein translates to MNANAAPPLGTRPPVDVASFDRSQLSVYLKDVVTLALENRPEDPIAFASDYLRRVLGGAGAVARAHQYLSLSPHTRRAFTDNALLAFEVLSGDEEGEKPVPGRKFNQLIDALLEDAPSAIAERVRDVLRTTDDAEVRWWEFQRAAKACFALRELLEELERLYERRGFTGAGPSRTPTEPERLRDDDDDDRRAILEPGCAFEVPPRRSHLPKAALTRVLYETLRLEREAIPYHWGPIGKQVRDMGQNAGAALGGVAGSVVGFEAFAGAVVRTATPRKASRAGDRDGAGAFNARDSS, encoded by the coding sequence ATgaacgccaacgccgcgccgccgctgggaACGCGACCCCCGGTCGATGTCGCGTCCTTCGACAGGAGCCAGCTCTCGGTGTACCTGAAGGACGTCgtcacgctcgcgctcgagaacCGACCGGAGGATCCCatcgcgttcgcgagcgATTACCTCCGGAGGGTGCtggggggcgccggggcggtggCCAGGGCGCACCAGTACCTCTCGCTGAGCCCGCACACGCGCAGGGCGTTCACGGACAACGCGCTCCTGGCGTTCGAGGTGctcagcggcgacgaggagggagAGAAGCCCGTGCCCGGCCGCAAGTTCAACCAACTCATCGACGCCCTGCTGGAAGACGCGCCATCCGCaatcgccgagcgcgttcgcgacgtgCTTCGGacgaccgacgacgcggaggtgcggTGGTGGGAGTTTCAgcgcgccgccaaggcgtgCTTCGCGCTGAGAGAGTTACTGGAGGAGCTGGAGAGGCTCTACGAGCGCAGGGGAttcaccggcgcggggccgTCGAGGACCCCAACAGAGCCGGAGaggctccgcgacgacgacgacgacgaccgccgcgctaTCCTCGAACCGGGATGCGCGTTCGAGGttcccccccgccgctcgcacctccccaaggcggcgctcaccAGGGTGCTGTACGAGACGCTCAGGCTGGAGCGGGAAGCCATACCGTACCATTGGGGGCCGATCGGTAAACAGGTGCGAGACATGGGACAAAatgcgggcgcggcgctcggaggcgtcgccgggagCGTCGTCGGTTTCGAAgccttcgcgggcgcggttgtgcggacggcgacgccgaggaaggcgtcgagggcgggtgaccgggacggcgcgggcgcgtttaACGCGAGGGATTCGTCGTGA
- a CDS encoding predicted protein, protein MREDPEDPWEDGYLRGDPRSRRSSGGSSSSPADGGISVKTLTPYLTSSTARTLNGLAALLVVAGLILVAQVSAPQIGWAGGRVGSRGVAVLDIGADTGATGAASRASSIKNNDEGSTKGPSGRTWTFKEKTGDGLNVPERPKKNNTLSLKTSGAHDTWGRKFYADDSPSNLLASLASLTDATAGKEWSQIPSVRRQLRAFAAVCGDDMVTAQGRGRRTFIKALAEYTQLYEELWRDTGGNGTAVHRPRVLIVRDALARRGRGLGDQQAHLARWLMFGMATRRAVFFQHCAEDDEPWEELYPSGALNPPPPRCDETTDDGYFNLGDYFRLMGGIDARWNAATAAKLRELDVAGTHANLTVVGSCNDRTGHVAHGDSPDARVGGFPNPTTTRMFTCDCCESCDAVNERSASATGRYVDRFKKFWADEHEAHSVIAFEYRSQCGVPRVIGFRDDPALSWYSRDLPRILAHVADANGEDSLVPSDWAADVLDGEGGAGVSGGSNAPPATTPLEFRSIGVDRSRWEHCARFAMTQPSPAAQTAATSALRRLTAMGEHRPLVGFYALMNAAAVSGSGGASNGASKGASKGASKGASDADCELRLADTDSLSWVSVDDEFAKRAQLAPGLKGPPSCGFAPYNCDDKPLYWTALYGQLSGYLDCARRAPSLGLPLVSIASAGEYTSSRTESGDVDVHAPARVYAATDSALVHALLAEEGDEGGGGGDLVVFGNVSSGTSDGAKEGTDANLKAAVDFYVLSLADVIVAPARGSFVDGAARRGFPFKAVLGGPRDACVLLRALAREEPAGGAEPVGADDKVAPGSHYSHTFTGPADALRGLEACFRGMRALGLNPHVPNDARETMDRLASSVESNPE, encoded by the coding sequence ATGCGGGAAGACCCCGAGGATCCCTGGGAGGATGGATACCTCCGCGGGGATCCCAGGAgccggcgctcgtcgggcggatcctcgtcgtcgcccgccgacggcggcatcTCCGTCAAGACCCTGACCCCGTACCTCACgagctccaccgcgcggacCCTGAACGGTCTCGCGGCTCTCCTGGTGGTGGCGGGGCTGATCTTGGTGGCGCAGGTGAGCGCCCCGCAGATCGGgtgggcgggcgggcgggtcggatCGCGGGGGGTGGCGGTGCTCGACATCGGCGCGGACAcgggcgcgaccggcgcggcgtcgcgggcatcgTCGATCAAAAACAACGACGAGGGCTCCACCAAAGGCCCATCAGGACGGACGTGGACGTTCAAAGAGAAAACGGGAGATGGCCTGAACGTCCCCGAGCGCCCGAAGAAGAACAACACCCTGTCGCTCAAGACCAGCGGGGCGCACGACACGTGGGGACGCAAGTTCTACGCCGACGACTCCCCGTCCAacctcctcgcgtccctcgcgtccctcacggacgcgacggccggGAAGGAGTGGTCGCAGATCCCGTCGGTGCGCAGGCAACTGCGCGCATTCGCCGCAGTCTGCGGCGACGACATGGTCACCGCAcagggacgcggacggcgcacGTTCATCAAGGCTCTGGCGGAGTACACACAGCTGTACGAGGAGCTCTGGCGGGATACCGGCGGGAacggcacagctgtgcaTCGGCCGCGGGTGCTCATCGTCagagacgcgctcgcgcgacgggggcgaggaTTGGGGGACCAGcaggcgcacctcgcgcgttGGCTCATGTTCGGCatggcgacgcgacgcgcggtgtTCTTTCAGCACtgcgcggaggatgacgagccGTGGGAGGAGCTCTacccgagcggcgcgctcaatccgccgccgccgagatgCGACGagacgacggacgacgggTATTTCAACCTCGGCGATTATTTCCGACTGAtgggcggcatcgacgcgcggtggaacgcggcgacggcggcgaaacTGCGCGAGttggacgtcgccgggacgCACGCGAACCTGACGGTGGTGGGGTCGTGTAACGACCGTACGGGCCACGTGGCGCACGGCGAttcgcccgacgcgcgcgtcggcggcttcccgaacccgacgacgacgcgaatgTTCACGTGCGACTGCTGCGAGTCGTGCGACGCGGTTAACGAGCgttccgcgagcgcgacgggtcgATACGTGGACAGGTTCAAGAAGTTCTGGGCGGACGAGCACGAGGCGCATTCGGTCATCGCGTTCGAGTACCGCAGCCAGTGCGGGGTTCCCCGCGTGATTGGGTTTCGTGACGACCCGGCTCTGAGCTGGTACTCGCGCGACTTGCCGCGAATActggcgcacgtcgcggatgCAAACGGGGAAGACTCGTTGGTGCCATCGGACTGggccgcggacgtcctcgacggcgaggggggcgccggcgtgtCGGGTGGTTCGAACGCACCGCCTgccacgacgccgctcgaGTTTCGATCCATCGGCGTGGATCGGTCCCGGTGGGAGCActgcgcgaggttcgcgatgacgcagccgtcgccggctgcgcaaaccgccgcgacgtccgcgctgAGACGACTCACCGCGATGGGCGAGCACCGTCCGCTCGTGGGGTTTTACGCGTtgatgaacgcggcggcggtgtcgggGTCCGGGGGGGCGTCAAATGGGGCGTCAAAGGGGGCGTCAAAGGGGGCGTCAAAGGGGGCGTCGGATGCGGATTGCGAGTTGCGCTTGGCGGATACGGATTCTTTGTCTTGGGtctccgtcgacgatgagTTCGCGAAGagggcacagctggcgccggGTTTGAAGGGCCCCCCTTCGTGCGGGTTCGCGCCGTACAACTGCGACGACAAGCCTCTGTACTGGACGGCGCTGTACGGTCAGCTCTCGGGGTACCTGGACTGCGCGAgacgggcgccgtcgctggGTCTTCCCCTGGTTtccatcgcgagcgccggcgagTACACGAGTTCACGAACAGAGtccggcgacgtggacgtgcacgcccccgcgagggtgtacgcggcgaccgactccgcgctcgtccacgcgcttctcgccgaggaaggagacgagggaggaggagggggcgATTTGGTGGTGTTCGGGAACGTCTCGTCGGGAACGTCGGACGGGGCGAAGGAGGGGACAGATGCGAATttgaaggcggcggtggattTTTACGTCCtctcgctcgcggacgtcatcgtcgcgccggcgcgcggctccttcgtcgacggcgccgcccgacggGGTTTTCCGTTCAAGGCGGTGTTGGGCgggccgcgcgacgcgtgcgtcctgctccgcgcgctggcgagggaggaaCCGGCCGGGGGGGCGGAACCGGTGGGGGCGGATGATAAAGTTGCTCCGGGCTCCCATTACAGCCATACGTTTACGGGCCCGGCGGATGCGTTGCGCGGGTTGGAGGCGTGCTTCAGGGGGATGCGCGCGTTGGGTTTGAACCCGCACGtcccgaacgacgcgcgtgaGACGATGGACCGACTCGCTTCAAGCGTCGAGAGTAACCCCGAGTAA
- a CDS encoding predicted protein: MTQITDGCELTDATATPDGRFAIFMHRCESDSSVQIRAAPRWAFRVDGNRVPSRLLFTLDGRNGLAGAKTPGHMNRGTFAKAAGIHAFAETDENGSPTLALAIVSDDDLNADGSSPTTVAKFRVRGDVYADPGQAPWPKDPKDGTSGEHPKYAIYDPPKEAGLGAGERSAGVGAAAETSDVNKEGEKKPGLARLGDGPVVVREAFPRLMLDEVDSFLLAEADYMEARREEEEEAYGDDPFTRTGVGPVIRIVTPTEADYDASMGVAEGDLDPYAFERTHEPRGSRHMTERLSSGSVKRVFREMFGVDEHGGIGWLAGTFVGVCVFGGVVIVAVVADKVGGYESVPEAADVFGGGGDREMDVLSSSGYGGLRNDRKYGDDAV; this comes from the coding sequence atGACGCAAATCACCGACGGGTGCGAGCTCacggacgccaccgccacccCGGATGGGCGATTCGCGATTTTTATGCACCGGTGCGAGTCGGACAGCTCGGTGCAgattcgcgcggcgcccaggtGGGCGTTCCGCGTGGACGGCAACCGGGTGCCCAGCAGGCTCCTGTTCACCCTCGACGGCCGCAACGGTTTGGCGGGGGCGAAGACCCCGGGGCACATGAATCGCGGCACGTTCGCTAAAGCCGCGGGTATCCACGCATTTGCAGAGACAGACGAGAACGGTTCACCgacgctggcgctcgcgatcgtgtccgacgacgacctcaacgccgacggctcgtcgccgaccaccGTGGCCAAGTTCAGGGTGCGCGGGGACGTGTACGCGGACCCGGGTCAGGCGCCGTGGCCCAAGGACCCCAAGGATGGGACGTCGGGAGAGCACCCCAAGTACGCCATCTACGACCCGCCAAAGGAAgccgggctcggcgcgggcgaaaGATCGGCGGGGgtcggtgccgccgcggagacgagcGACGTTAACAAAGAGGGCGAAAAGAAACCGgggctcgcgaggctcggcgaTGGGCCGGTGGTGGTTCGCGAGGCGTTCCCCCGGCTCATGCTCGACGAGGTTGACAGCTTTTtgctggcggaggcggattACATGGAGGCTCgaagggaggaggaggaggaggcgtacGGGGACGACCCGTTCACGCGGACGGGTGTCGGGCCGGTGATTCGAATCGTCACCCCCACCGAGGCGGACTACGACGCGAGCatgggcgtcgccgagggggACTTGGACCCTTACGCGTTTGAGCGAACGCACGAGCCCCGCGGGTCTCGTCACATGACCGAGCGGCTCTCGTCCGGGAGCGTGAAGCGGGTGTTTCGCGAGAtgttcggcgtcgacgagcacggTGGGATCGGTTGGCTGGCGGGCACGTTCGTTGGCGTCTGCGTCTTTGGCGGCGTGGtgatcgtcgcggtggtggcggaTAAGGTGGGCGGGTACGAGTCGgtgcccgaggcggcggacgtctttggcggcgggggcgataGGGAGATGGACGtgctgtcgtcgtcggggtaCGGGGGACTTCGAAACGACCGAAAgtacggggacgacgcggtctGA